The Acidimicrobiales bacterium genomic sequence AACCACATGGATCCCGCGGCGGCGCACCTCGCCCGGAACCACGAGCGCCAACGAGGACGTGTGCACGACCGTGAGCGGCGAGAACACCACGACGGCAGCCGCCAACGAGCCGCTGGCGTCGTCGCCGACGAGGATGCCGGCCCAGATCAGGGTGACGACGAACACACTCCGGGCCAGCATTCCTTCGGCCCCGAGCCGAATGGTCTGCGGCCCAGTGGCCCGCCAGACCTCGATCAGATCCGACCTGCGAAACCGGAGTCCGAGACCGATGGCAGGGGCGCCACCCACGACTGCGCCGGCAAGCCAGGCTGCGAGGTACGCATTCGTGGACGGTTCCCAACCGGTCGAGACGTCGACTGCCGCGACGGCGAGCACCACGCCCAACCACGCCGCGTCGGCGATGAGCGCGCCCTGCGGTCGACCTCGAGCAAAATACCCGGCCCGGAGGCAGTACTGCGCGACGAGAGCGGGTGAACCGACCGCGGCCAGCAACAACGGCAGACGCATCTCACCACCGAGGGCCAGGCCCGCAACCGCGAGTCCGAGACCGAGCACCATCCCGAGCAGGAGAGCCATGCTCGCCAAACCCGAACTGAGTACCGGCCCACGAGCCGCGTCGGACTGATCGGAGTGGATGAGGGCGATGTTGCCAAGCGATCCCTGGCCGACCGCGATGACAACGAGGCAGAGCTGGAACACGATGGAGAAACGGCCGAACTCGTCGAGCGCTCCCGCCGACAACGCGAGCGCAACGATGACGAAGTTGGTGACGCTCGACAGGGACTGCGCGCCCATCGTGACGACCGAGAGCCCAATCGTCTGTTTGGACGGCACAGATCCACCTAGGAAAGAGCGCGCGACGCGCGCACGAATCGCAGAAGCCGACGGGGGGCCTTGGTCGTCAGCCGGGTCAGCGCATCGGCCAGCGCCATCGTGTCGGCGTGGCCGCCGTGGAGGACACCGGCCGGGCAGTCGTAACCGAGGTCACGCAACACAGGACCGGCCATCGACTCGAAGGTGGCGACGATCGCCGGGTCGAGCTCATCACGCCATGCGTCGGCGCGGGCAGGTGACGCATCGGCATCGAGCAGTGCGTGGGTCGTGCGGGAGATCGTGCTGTGTGGCACCGGAACGGAACGCTGGTCGATCGTCGGCACGGCGAGCGCGTCCAGGGCTTCGTCGGCCGTACCTGCGGGATCACGGAGCAGGTCCTCGTAGCGCACACGGGTACTGACGAGCGACCGTTCGGTTGCCTGTCCCGCCGCGATCATGGCCATCCACCACTGCGCGACGACTGTCGGATGCTGCGGTCCGAAGTCCGCGCGACGGATCGAGTTGAGCACGGCTCGACCGTCTCGGACGGTGTGTACAACTCCGTGCACCGGAAGGCGCT encodes the following:
- a CDS encoding sulfotransferase → MSVPSLVLVGGAARSGTTVLARTLAEHSDAAVPPELYFLGPLIHSVETGSVAGFVRSRFGRRRLDSVGVQIPESLQTPQTDRARQAVEIWVQVCEQLGVADSPFVIEHSPSNTVNASFLAERLPVHGVVHTVRDGRAVLNSIRRADFGPQHPTVVAQWWMAMIAAGQATERSLVSTRVRYEDLLRDPAGTADEALDALAVPTIDQRSVPVPHSTISRTTHALLDADASPARADAWRDELDPAIVATFESMAGPVLRDLGYDCPAGVLHGGHADTMALADALTRLTTKAPRRLLRFVRASRALS